In a genomic window of Nesterenkonia halotolerans:
- a CDS encoding sugar phosphate isomerase/epimerase family protein, producing the protein MTRPVTLFTGQWADLPFEEVARLAGEWGYDGLEIACWGDHLDPARAAEDDAYVQNRLDIMEKNGLKVYTIANHLKGQAVCDDPIDARHRDILPDHIWGDGDAEGVRQRAAEELKLTARAAARLGVKTVTGFTGSAIWKYVAMFPPVSEELVEAGYRDFADRWNPILDVFDEVGVRFAHEVHPSEIAYDYWTTQRTLEAIGHREAFGLNWDPSHMVWQDLDPVGFLWDYQDRIYHVHCKDTKKRLNNGRNGRMGSHLAWADPRRGWDFISTGRGDVPWEDAFRMLNAIGYTGPLSVEWEDAGMDRLIGAPQALEFVRANAFDPSEAAFDAAFSSHS; encoded by the coding sequence ATGACACGACCAGTCACGCTGTTCACCGGACAGTGGGCCGACCTGCCCTTCGAAGAAGTCGCCCGTCTCGCCGGAGAATGGGGCTACGACGGATTGGAGATCGCCTGCTGGGGAGACCACCTGGACCCCGCCCGGGCCGCGGAGGATGACGCCTATGTCCAGAACCGTCTGGACATCATGGAGAAGAACGGCCTGAAGGTCTACACCATCGCGAATCACCTCAAGGGCCAGGCCGTCTGTGACGATCCCATCGACGCCAGACACCGTGACATCCTGCCGGACCACATCTGGGGCGACGGTGATGCTGAAGGCGTGCGCCAGCGCGCGGCCGAGGAGTTGAAGCTGACCGCCCGCGCTGCGGCACGGCTGGGAGTCAAGACCGTCACGGGCTTCACCGGCTCCGCCATCTGGAAGTACGTGGCGATGTTCCCTCCGGTCTCCGAAGAGCTGGTGGAGGCCGGCTATCGGGACTTCGCCGACCGCTGGAATCCGATCCTCGACGTCTTCGACGAGGTCGGGGTGCGGTTTGCTCACGAGGTGCATCCCTCTGAGATCGCCTACGACTACTGGACGACCCAGCGCACCCTAGAGGCCATTGGGCACCGCGAGGCCTTCGGCCTAAACTGGGACCCCTCGCATATGGTCTGGCAGGATCTCGACCCGGTGGGCTTCCTCTGGGACTACCAGGACCGGATCTATCACGTGCACTGCAAGGACACGAAGAAGCGGCTCAACAACGGACGCAACGGGCGGATGGGATCCCACCTGGCGTGGGCCGATCCGCGGCGAGGCTGGGACTTCATCTCCACCGGGCGCGGAGACGTGCCCTGGGAGGACGCCTTCCGGATGCTCAACGCCATCGGGTACACCGGTCCGCTCTCCGTGGAGTGGGAGGACGCCGGCATGGACCGGCTCATCGGCGCACCTCAGGCCCTCGAGTTCGTCCGGGCCAACGCGTTCGACCCGTCTGAGGCAGCGTTCGACGCCGCCTTCTCCTCTCACTCCTGA
- a CDS encoding substrate-binding domain-containing protein, with protein sequence MSRITPRYLSAAALVSVTLLISGCLSNDPEEVESEDDGGAAAAVPAGENSEPGEDVVIGFSGPAAGHGWIGAITEGAQAQGDEFEDVDLRVSEGTDDVNQQISQIEQFINDEVDAIVVLPFDGAALTEIAIEAMEAGIPVVNVDREFSSPFAARTTILGDNYGMGVSAGEYICEQLGDDPDAVVAEIAGIDSLPLTQDRSDGFEEALSDCGLDVDNRVAADFTVAGGESAAANLLQAAPEIDAIWNHDDDQGVGVLAAIENAGRDEFFMVGGAGSANMMREIESGDSVVEATVVYPATQAADGVRLARLLAQDRAMGDLVQIEVPREIQLFAPVVTADNVDQYLPNAFES encoded by the coding sequence ATGTCTCGCATCACCCCGCGCTACCTCTCGGCCGCCGCACTCGTCTCCGTCACGCTGCTGATCAGCGGCTGCCTCTCGAACGATCCCGAGGAGGTGGAGTCCGAGGACGACGGCGGGGCTGCCGCCGCCGTGCCTGCCGGTGAGAACTCCGAGCCAGGCGAAGACGTCGTCATCGGATTCTCCGGACCCGCCGCCGGACACGGCTGGATCGGTGCCATCACCGAAGGCGCCCAGGCCCAGGGCGACGAGTTCGAGGACGTGGATCTGCGTGTCTCCGAAGGCACCGATGACGTCAACCAGCAGATCAGCCAGATCGAACAGTTCATCAATGATGAAGTCGACGCCATCGTGGTCCTGCCCTTCGACGGCGCGGCGCTGACCGAGATCGCCATCGAGGCGATGGAGGCCGGCATTCCCGTGGTCAACGTCGACCGCGAATTCTCCAGCCCGTTCGCCGCCCGCACGACCATCCTCGGAGACAACTACGGCATGGGCGTCTCAGCCGGCGAATACATCTGTGAGCAGCTCGGTGACGATCCCGACGCCGTGGTCGCGGAGATCGCGGGCATCGACTCGCTGCCGCTGACTCAGGACCGCAGCGACGGGTTCGAAGAAGCCCTCAGCGACTGCGGGCTCGACGTCGACAACCGGGTCGCCGCCGACTTCACGGTCGCCGGCGGTGAGAGTGCCGCAGCCAACCTGCTGCAGGCAGCCCCGGAGATCGATGCCATCTGGAACCACGATGACGATCAGGGCGTCGGAGTCCTCGCCGCCATCGAGAATGCCGGCCGCGACGAGTTCTTCATGGTCGGAGGGGCCGGTTCGGCAAATATGATGCGCGAGATCGAATCCGGTGACTCCGTGGTCGAGGCCACCGTCGTCTACCCGGCGACGCAGGCCGCCGACGGCGTGCGACTGGCTCGTCTGCTCGCGCAGGACCGGGCCATGGGAGACCTGGTCCAGATCGAGGTTCCTCGGGAGATCCAACTCTTCGCCCCGGTCGTGACCGCCGACAACGTCGACCAGTATCTGCCCAACGCGTTCGAGTCCTGA
- a CDS encoding Gfo/Idh/MocA family protein — MAERAKPRLGVAMIGHAFMGRTHSHAWRSAPRFFDLPLEPEMKVLVGRDQPRAEAAASTLGWAEVSTDWRAVLEREDVHLIDICTPGDTHAEIAEAALDAGKHVLVEKPMANSVAEAERMHAAAQRARPQGVHAMVGFTYRRVPALQLARELILEGRIGEVRQVRAQYLQDWLADDAVPLSWRLDKERAGSGALGDIGAHIVDLTYFLTGQRFAGVSGLLDTIVAERPVAEQAGAGLSNGVAGAERGPVTVDDAALVTGRLESGAPVILEASRFAWGRKNAMRIEISGSRGALCFDFEEMNVLHHYDATTSARTAGFTRILATEPDHPFVDAWWPPGHGLGYEHGFTHQIVDLVRAIAADEDPRPSFEDGLHVQRVLDAITRSSGAANQWTVVHEFERS, encoded by the coding sequence ATGGCAGAGCGAGCGAAGCCGCGCCTCGGCGTGGCCATGATCGGCCACGCCTTCATGGGACGCACCCACTCCCACGCCTGGCGGTCTGCACCACGGTTCTTCGACCTCCCGCTGGAGCCGGAGATGAAAGTCCTGGTGGGGCGTGACCAGCCCAGGGCCGAGGCCGCGGCCTCGACGCTGGGCTGGGCGGAGGTCTCCACGGACTGGCGAGCGGTGCTCGAGCGGGAGGACGTGCACCTGATCGACATCTGCACTCCGGGAGACACCCATGCCGAGATCGCCGAGGCAGCCCTCGACGCAGGAAAGCACGTCCTGGTCGAGAAACCGATGGCGAACTCGGTCGCGGAGGCCGAACGGATGCACGCCGCGGCCCAGCGCGCACGGCCGCAAGGTGTCCACGCCATGGTCGGCTTCACTTACCGCCGCGTGCCGGCCCTGCAGCTGGCACGCGAACTCATCCTCGAAGGCAGGATTGGTGAGGTCCGGCAGGTTCGCGCCCAGTACCTGCAGGACTGGCTCGCGGATGACGCGGTCCCACTGTCCTGGAGGCTGGACAAGGAACGTGCCGGGTCGGGCGCCCTGGGCGATATCGGGGCGCACATCGTGGATCTGACGTACTTCCTCACCGGCCAGCGCTTCGCCGGGGTCTCCGGACTGCTCGACACGATCGTGGCCGAGCGCCCGGTGGCCGAGCAGGCAGGTGCCGGACTCTCCAATGGCGTCGCCGGAGCAGAGCGGGGCCCGGTGACCGTCGACGACGCGGCGCTGGTCACCGGTCGGCTCGAATCAGGTGCCCCGGTGATCCTCGAAGCGTCCCGCTTCGCCTGGGGTCGCAAGAACGCGATGCGCATCGAGATCTCCGGATCCCGGGGAGCCCTCTGCTTCGACTTCGAGGAGATGAACGTCCTTCACCACTACGACGCCACCACCTCGGCTCGCACAGCGGGCTTCACCCGAATCCTTGCCACCGAACCGGACCACCCCTTCGTGGACGCCTGGTGGCCGCCCGGCCACGGCCTCGGCTACGAGCATGGGTTCACCCATCAGATCGTCGACCTGGTGCGGGCGATCGCGGCCGACGAGGACCCGCGGCCATCCTTCGAGGACGGCCTCCATGTCCAGCGTGTGCTGGATGCCATCACGCGCTCCAGCGGCGCAGCCAATCAGTGGACCGTAGTCCACGAATTCGAGCGGAGTTGA